In the genome of Neodiprion fabricii isolate iyNeoFabr1 chromosome 4, iyNeoFabr1.1, whole genome shotgun sequence, the window tcaataaattgattcTTCCTGATAGagtgcaattttttgtttattttcttacttatCTCTCTGTGAAAATCAACTCGCTCTCCAACAAATTTTACGAACCTCCTCAGAGCTTTAAACAACGGCGCGAAGTCCTCAGCTGGATTCTAATTTCTGGCTGTAAATTGAGTAATATTGTCCTTTTTGAACACGAGTCCTTAAGCTCGCCTCCCCGCCGTCACCGCGAGGCGTCGAGTTAAAGAAATTCGAAACAGCCCTGAGGTGGACAATTAAAATCATTAGCGAGACTCCCCTCCGGGAAGCATTGACGAGagggtaaataaataagtgaTTAAATAACGAGTTTAGAGCACGGTTCAGAAAACAAAACACTTTTACCAAAAATATAACGACGATCGTAACAACTCTTTTTGAAAATACGCGTACAACCTATTTTTGGAGCTTCTTTCGAAAGCCACTTTTCACGGTGAACTTTTAATTGGAAACAACTACActgagtttcttttttaaccCCCTTTCAATTACGCAATCcagtcgtttttttttgttttttttcttttgttttgtacGGAAATGCAATTATGCGTTACTTATGTATTTCTCGACGCAGAGTGCAAATCTGATGTCAAgattttaataaaactaaaaacaatCCCTAAAATGGGCTGAAAACGGGTTGAATTATCAACATTGTTTTAGACAGTTTTATTGAATGagatttgtatacatatagatatatatttcgaGGCAGTACGATTTTAGGCCGAGAATAGGTGCAACCCTTAATACTATCTGTATCCACCCTTGAGGAGGGTGAAAACCACCCCTGTGCttcgaatttttctaaatctatgtattattattacaatggTCATTCTGAGATCTCtgtttttcaacaaatgaaTTCCAAGCGTTCTTTAGTGTACGATTGTCATCAAATTTCTCTGTTAACGAATTAAATTCACGAAAATACGTTTTATCTTTTATGCATACGTTCATTCATAacaattataaacaattatatatCCAGAAAAAATCCTAATCATACCAAAGTTTAAGTATCTTTCATGGAAtataaaaacaatgaaaaaaaaaaaaaattaagaacagAAAAGACGACAAAaggtgactgaaagggttcaGCAGGAGATTTTCACCCGTCTCAATATtggcggaaaatttttaatcaaacgaAATTGCGCCGTCTCAAGATAAAGGAAAATACAAAAGATATATTTGCGCGGGGAAAAATGCCGGCTTGCTTATTCCCGTCGATATTCATTCCCAAGAATGAAGGCATGCGATCCCACTAACACCAGTCCGCATCTCGACTCGTCTCTTAGAGTGTGTGGAAAGAATCGTTCTTTGTATGGTTATCACCGTAGGAATGCTCAGATGCCACGAATGGTCGCCGGGCAACAGCTTGTCGAAACGATCGGCACGGGGCGTCGAATATCCTCGtttatttcctttttatttctgtttatttctacaatatcCTTAAAGTGCCTACACATATTGAATATCAAGTCACGACGCGCGGCATTGCGCGGAATTACTTATACCTACGATTCTTTGTCCGCGAAGGAGAAGCTGGGAAGAGGAGATTATCCGGCTGTTCCATTAATTCGATCGTCGTCAAACTGAGCGTATgtcacacacgcacacgcacacacgcgtaTATAATGTCAGGGTGgtagataaaaattgactatttcTTTGTCTCTTCAAAGTCTCACGTTTAATATTTGTATAGGAATGAGAAATGAGACGCCTGCTATAATTTGAGTccttaatatcaatatttagTGGTTCCTGAACGCGACATTCAACTCGCCGTTTAATTAACAGGTGAAAATCATTTTggttatttctgaattttataactcaGTAGTGGAACAGTGTACACAAATGTCTGATACATATTTATGTGGGAAATTCAATGCTCTGCAAAAAAGGtctgttatgattttttgataactcaactatttcaaaagttattcagagttcAAGTttaaaatatgtgaaaattcattttttttttagagattAACAGCGAAAATACTATATGCGtcacaaaatataaaatcatgtcgtttaattaattttcaaccgtttgcaaattaatttttgctgaaaaaaaggGTGCCTTTAAAGTGGAACTACATATATTACGTATTATGActtgttataattataaaatgaatttgtttAAGAttggttttaaatttttctcatcaattctttgttgaaaaacgATAGTTTTTAATACCGAGATGGAAGTGGACAAGCTTGCGGCTTGAAATCTACAGGCTAAAGAATCGTATTGTGACAGAGAAttagtgagaaaaatttgaaaccaaTCGAAAATTGGGTGTTCATGTTTTTGGGAGCAGTAAAAATCAGATTCGTGGTCCAAAAATCTTAGACACGGTTTTTCTGAGAAAGATGGCGAAAGATGGGTCGGTTCGGCAAGGAACGCCTCATACATACAATCTAGCTGcaaagaatttattacacTCAGGGAGATTCCGTCTGCAGATTAGAAAGCaggtttattgttttttttttttaataattcacgGATTTGCTTAAttcgaatatcaaaattcTTCATCGAGGATGCCTGCTTGgcgcatataataataacgagaTATGGATGGTGTGGGCATTACACGAATACACCTGCCTGCGCGAACGTCGAGTGGCGTTAAATTCTGTTAACGACAAATTGCTTTAATATGACGAGCCCCAGTTTTCAAAGTTAGAGCCTTGCGGATGGATGGGGGGGTGGGGGACGAGTGCGATCCAGCCAAGTTATTAACCGCATCCTTAATTAATAAAGATATTCAGTCATGCGATTAATTCGCCGGTTAGGCTTGTATTAAACTACACGCCTCCATTCGCGATATTAAAGGACTTCAAAGTGGTTCAATTCTACAGGCTGCTGCTAGATGGgagtcactttttttttcttccaaatttattaataacaaaaactAGATATTAGGTACAGTAGAAATAATTCCACTCGCTGATTTCACGTCGTCCTCGAGACTCGAATCCTCGTCGATATCTTCAGCAGGTCGTAATCGAGCAATTCGCGACGCAGCATGGCGCGTTTTGGTACGGAGCAATGAGCCCAAAGTCACACCTGCAGTATATAGTCTCGTTTGAGCATTCCTGAAACCGGTAATCACCGTCAGTTAAATAATGTTCGAAAGTTATTCGAACTCCGGTGTAAATTCTTCGACATATGATTGAAGAGTGTAAAAGAATTTTATGTAGTACATAGAAAAGTTTGTTACATGTGAGGAATCCTATGCAAACCCAACCCATGTCTGACcctcaacatttttcattccattcgcaattttttctgCAACTGTCCCAACTCTGAAACATTACCCGGAATTTTCGCAGACTCTTTATTCAATCGGTTAagtatttgtaaatattgagaGTGTTTTTgaaaaggatttttttttaaattctcaaaaaatgtattttctttcCCAATTATTTCAAGATCGGGCTCATGATCGGTCGATTTCTAtttctatgttttttttagcactgtcaattttttcgatgaactaaaacattgtttaaacggtctcaaaattcttaaaacttctatttttcacaatcagtTAGAAAATTTCTAGACCGATATTATTCTGAAgttgatggaaaaaagttGGATGTGCCAAAAGAATAGACAAACAAAATCGCTCCATAATGAAACCTGTCTAGCAATGTTCCGATATTGAAAtgattggaaaagaaaatacggttttttagaatttcaaaaaaggtccttttcaaaatcactctcaatatttatgaataattaaacgattgaataaaaaatgtgaaaaaattcagggtactgTTTCGGAGTTGggacaattgcagaaaaatttggaacgaaataaaaaatagtgtGGGTCAGACGCTGGTTGGGTTCGCGTGGAATTCCTCGTATTCATACACGGACAGTTCGTACCCTGACATTTTCAGCAACGAAAATCTGCACATTTTCTTTTACCACTCGTTTGGCAAATTgaggtttgaaaattcgaattggaCAAAAATTACCGCCTCGCAAGCTCCTGGCATTATACCGCAAGGTGGTTCGCACGATGTACAGTTCACAGGATTCATTCCGGGCCCGCAATGACCTTCATCCTGGGCACCTACTGTGGGTGAGAATTTATGGATCAGCATTTGGTATAGAAATTTCACTGTATTTTGATCAGACACTCACTCGCGATAATCAGCAGAACCTGTGCAACTAAGACCGAGACTGTCGACGATGCTTTCATCTTGGTATCGATGTGGAAAGTAAGCGCTTTCTCGGCTGACGCGGATTAATATGGCTTCGTTGACGGCGGCTGCTCCTTTACAAATATATGGAAATAGTCAAGACAGTATCGGCGCCAAACCAACAAAACATGTTTATTGTGCCGACGTGTGCTTCTGGCTTTTTACTTCACCGATATGCAAAGATTGTGACATAACTTTAAGATAATACTacggttatttttttcgcttGCAAGGTGTACAGTTGCAAATGCAACTCGGTGACTGAAGCATATTTGTTATCGTTCGATGTTTATTCTCAAAATATTTCTGTGTTATTCTGAAATACCAATTAGGAATCGCATAAACATGTCTGATTAAATACTTTTATTCAAACAGATGATTATTCGATGCATCATTGATGAGTAAATGCAATTACAAGAtagatacaaatattttcgcGTCCTTGCAAACCGCATGAAAATAAGCTGAATCTATGTTTACATTGTTTCGTTCTCTTACTAACTGCAAACAAGACTGTCACTGATATTCCCGGGTTTTCACTCatctttcgtttcttttcaaaGCACGTAAAATTTGACAAAGTATATTtgcttgaataaaaaattatcggcCTGTGTGTTTATCAAAACGTGGAATTGTTCAGCAAGttacatttttactttttcatacGAGATCAGACAATCGCTTTACAAGAATATTATTCAGAAATATACTGACGAGTATGAGataattttaataactttGGCCAACTCGACGTTTGTGTAGGAAGGGCTTGTTCATTGATTTATAGTTCGTAAATTAGTTCCAAGTTAACTTGGAGctatttttaaatgtttcaTTGGTAGAAAATAAGTTCGAGTTTAATAAACAACGCTCTTTTCACGGGATCGTTGTGAAAAGGGAGGAGAGAAGGCATTCGGTAAAAGATGTTGTAGAAATTGCGACGttttgtgaataataaataaagttatttacgaatttcatatAGTTGGTATCATCAAGtcaactggaaaagtttatttgaattcattattcaatttaagtCGTTTCACCTCTGTCGTCAAAGTTCATCAGAGAAATTCTGGCAACTTTAGTTCATCTAAAAGGTTACGTCTTCCAGAGAACTAAAGACCAGGATTTAACCAGCTGGAGATTTCAGAAATCGACAGAACTAAAAAGGAAACATCTTAAACAAATCACCAATTTATCTTACGATAAATTAACAAGACTTCTCGCAACGaaccaaataaataaataaccgtaataaaataaattggaaGATAAAAATTCGGGATACAACACCTTCCATCGTTCTCCTCTCTCATGAATGACGAATATCGTGGTATAACAATACAGCGAAAgcgattttattaaaaagtacAATACATTATTTCAGCTGTAAATCCATGTATCAGGAACACACGATACATACTTCGTGAGCGTTAGGAAGGACACTCGCTCTCCGAGATGCAAGTAACGTTACTTTGACTGACTTGGTAGTATCCAACATCGCACTTGCAAGCGACGTATTGGTCAGAGCAAACctttgaacaaaaataaatgcaaGTGTTGAACGTATACTCTTGTCAAGTCAACGAAATCTTTATTTATAACGACAATTATACCTCTGCGCAAGGCCTCACCCGTCCGCTACAAAGCTCGTTGCACGTCGTACAATTGGAAAGGCTAGAGTTAGGTCCGCAACTAACAGCAGCCTCGGTATTTTTCGTCACTGCGAATCAAACTTGAATTACGTACTTGAATCGATAACGGTTTTGAGTTCCATTCGTCCGAGGTATCGTAAGTGTTTAACATTTGGTAAAAGAATCAAATGAATGGAAAACTTACACAAGAGTATTAGGAACAAACCCGTGACTGCAGACACCAGCAAGGCTAATGTAGCCATCTTGACTTGGGGACGATTTTAATGTCACTGTGTTTTACCGGTTCTAGCGCACTACTTATATGCTTCTTTCAAACGCTGGTCGTAGAATGtcaacatattattattttgctaACACGATAACGTCGAACGCGCAACTTTCAGGGACACTTTCGTGAGAGTGGGGATTCATAAATGTTCGTTATAAAATTCAGGGGTAAAAATTTGTGGATTCGATTGTTGGTCATCAATTTTCTGCAACTGTGCCATGAGTTACAGATGTTGCCATGGATTAAATCATGTTACAAGCAGCATGTTTACCAACACTCCAATATTTAGAGAGATTGACCCATTGATTCGCCGCTGAGGCATGAGACTTATATCAAAGGACTTCAAAGC includes:
- the LOC124180908 gene encoding serine protease inhibitor 2-like — encoded protein: MATLALLVSAVTGLFLILLLTKNTEAAVSCGPNSSLSNCTTCNELCSGRVRPCAEVCSDQYVACKCDVGYYQVSQSNVTCISESECPS